A stretch of the Arachis stenosperma cultivar V10309 chromosome 6, arast.V10309.gnm1.PFL2, whole genome shotgun sequence genome encodes the following:
- the LOC130936364 gene encoding H/ACA ribonucleoprotein complex subunit 3-like protein, translating to MYLQFYINDNGDKVYTTKKETPLGLATQSAHPARFSPDDKYSRQRVLLKKRFGLLPTQQPPPKY from the exons ATGTATCTTCAGTTTTACATAAACGACAATGGTGACAAGGTCTACACCACTAAG AAAGAAACACCGCTTGGCTTAGCTACACAATCTGCTCACCCTG CTCGGTTTTCACCGGATGACAAATATTCAAGGCAGAGGGTGCTTCTGAAGAAGCGTTTTGGATTGTTACCAACCCAGCAACCACCTCCAAAGTATTGA